CTGATCCACACAGTGCGCGGCGTCGGCTATGTGCTGCGTGAAACGCCGCCGTAGGTCCGCGGTCATGGCACGAACCCCGCCCAGGCGCCCCGTCGTCGCCGCCCTCGGACAGCGCCCGCCCGAGCCCTCGGATATGCGCCCGCCCATGCCGCTGACGCGGACGGTCTCGCTGCGGTGGCGGGTGACCCTGCTGGCCGCGTCCGTCGTGGCGATCGCGGTGGCGGTCACCTCGATCGCGGCCTACGCGCTGGTGGCGCGCGCGTTGTACGACGACGTGGACGCCCAGTTGCGCAGCCGGTCCACGGCGGTGATCGCCAGCAACCCGTACGGCTTCAACAACCTGAACCTGATGGTCGCCGCCGCGTTCTACGACGACACCGGCATCGCGCTGATCTACCCCGACCTCCGGCGCTGGCTGCCGCCGCAATCCACCGATCCGCCGGTCGGCCCGCAGGAGTTGGCCGTCGCGCGCGGCGAGCGCAGTTCGTCGCTGCGCACCGACGGCAATCAGCGCGTGCTGGCGGTGTACACCAACACGGGTGCCACGCTGGTGATCTCGCAGCGGCTGGACCGCACCCGGGAGGTGCTCGACCGGCTCGCCTGGCTGTTGTTCGTCGTCGGCGGTTGCGGCGTCGTGCTGGCCGCCGCGGCGGGCACGGCGGTCGGCCGGACCGGGCTGCGGCCCATCGCGCGGCTGACGGCGGCCACCGAGCGGATCGCCCGCACCGACGACCTGACTCCGATCCCGGTCACCGGTGACGACGAACTGGCAAGGCTCACAGAGAGTTTCAACACGATGCTGCGCGCGCTCACCGAGTCGCGCGATCGCCAGCGCAGGCTGGTCGCCGACGCCGGGCACGAACTGCGCACGCCGCTGACCTCGCTGCGGACCAATATGGAGTTGCTCATCGCGTCCAGCCGGCCCGGCGCTCCGCGCATACCGGACGAGGACATGGCCGGACTGCGCGCCGACGTGATGGCCCAGATCGAGGAGTTGTCGACGCTGGTGGGCGATCTTGTCGATCTCGCCAGGGAGGACGCGCCGGAAACCGTCTACGAGCGGGTGGATCTGGGAGAGGTCGTGGAGCGCGCCCTCGAGCGCGCCCGCCGCCGCCGGGCCGGCATCGAATTCGTCGCCGATCTGCGCCCGTGGTTCGTCTACGGGCACGAGGCGGGCTTGGCTCGGGCGGTGCTGAACGTGCTGGACAACGCGGCCAAGTGGAGCCCGGCGGGCGCGCAGGTGCGCATCCTCATGCGGGAGAGCGGTCCGGGCCTGCTCGAGTTGTCCATCGATGACGCCGGTCCCGGTATCCCGCCGGCGGAGCGGGAGTTGGTGTTCGAGCGCTTCTACCGGGTGATGTCGTCGCGGTCGATGCCGGGCTCGGGTCTCGGGCTGGCGATCGTCAAGCAGGTGGTGACCAAACACGGCGGCACCATCGCCATCGATACCTCGCAGCGCGGCGGTACCGTGGTGCGCATCGTGTTGCCGGGCGAGCCGGGCGCGCCGGCGTCGGATTGAGCCAATACCGGGCGACGGAACTTCATTTCCGACACAATGTCGAGTTCTGTGCGGAATATTCATCGCCGGTGGGGTATTTCGGACAATGCTCCGAGTGGTTTGCCGCAGGATTTGAGACATCAAGTTGTCGGTGGTTCTTTTGCGCCCCGGCTGCGCAGCTCTCGGAAAACTGAAAGCACGGTCTCAGTCCGCTCTCAGTCGCCGTGGCCACCCTGGTCGAGACGTGAGCAGAAACGAGGAGTCCATGACCGAGGATTCGAAGGATCGCCGGGAGCCGGGTTCGCCGGACGCGGGCGCGTTCGGGCCAGGAGAGGCGCACGCTCCCGGTTACGGTCCGCGGGAAGCACAGCATCCCACCGCCCAGTTCCCGCCGCAGCACCATCCGGCCGCGCCCTTCCCGGGATATCCGCCGTCCTTCGCTCCCCCGAACGACGCCACGCAACCGCACGGCCTGGCCTTCGGCGCCGCGCCCGCACCGGCCCGGCGTCCGTTCCGCGCCGGCCTGGCCGCGGGCGCCGTCGTGCTCGCACTGGTCAGCGGTGGTGTCGGCGGTGCGGTCGGCGCGCTGGTCACGCATGGTGACGACGGTCGAGCCCCGGTGACCAACGCCCTGGACGCGCCGAAGCCGAACGTGAGCAACGCCGTGAACGCTCCGGCCGGTTCCACCCAGGCGGTCGCGCAGAAGGTGCTGCCCAGCGTGGTGATGATCAAAGTGGCCAGCAGCAAGGTCGAGGGGGAGGGCTCCGGCGTGGTGCTGTCCTCCGACGGCCTGATCCTGACGAACAATCACGTGGCCGCGGGCGGCGGGCCGAACGCCAGGATGGAGGTCGTGTTCTCCGACGGCAGCAGCGCGCCCGCGACGCTGGTCGGCGCCGATCCGGTCTCCGACCTGGCCGTCATCAAGGTCTCCGGAAAGAGCGGCCTGACCCCCATCGAGCTGGGCACCTCGGC
Above is a genomic segment from Nocardia sputorum containing:
- a CDS encoding ATP-binding protein — its product is MARTPPRRPVVAALGQRPPEPSDMRPPMPLTRTVSLRWRVTLLAASVVAIAVAVTSIAAYALVARALYDDVDAQLRSRSTAVIASNPYGFNNLNLMVAAAFYDDTGIALIYPDLRRWLPPQSTDPPVGPQELAVARGERSSSLRTDGNQRVLAVYTNTGATLVISQRLDRTREVLDRLAWLLFVVGGCGVVLAAAAGTAVGRTGLRPIARLTAATERIARTDDLTPIPVTGDDELARLTESFNTMLRALTESRDRQRRLVADAGHELRTPLTSLRTNMELLIASSRPGAPRIPDEDMAGLRADVMAQIEELSTLVGDLVDLAREDAPETVYERVDLGEVVERALERARRRRAGIEFVADLRPWFVYGHEAGLARAVLNVLDNAAKWSPAGAQVRILMRESGPGLLELSIDDAGPGIPPAERELVFERFYRVMSSRSMPGSGLGLAIVKQVVTKHGGTIAIDTSQRGGTVVRIVLPGEPGAPASD
- a CDS encoding S1C family serine protease — its product is MTEDSKDRREPGSPDAGAFGPGEAHAPGYGPREAQHPTAQFPPQHHPAAPFPGYPPSFAPPNDATQPHGLAFGAAPAPARRPFRAGLAAGAVVLALVSGGVGGAVGALVTHGDDGRAPVTNALDAPKPNVSNAVNAPAGSTQAVAQKVLPSVVMIKVASSKVEGEGSGVVLSSDGLILTNNHVAAGGGPNARMEVVFSDGSSAPATLVGADPVSDLAVIKVSGKSGLTPIELGTSANLQVGQPVVAIGSPLGLAGTVTTGIVSALNRPVVTSGDGNESGAAVSPVIDAVQTDAAINPGNSGGALVDGSGKLIGINTAIATLGPTETTGGQTGSIGLGFAIPVDQARRVADELIKTGKATYAQVGITVSRQQDPAQQVSGAKVRDVTPDGPAARAGVPPGAVVTKLDDRPIDSGNALVAAVRSHQPGDKVKITYTDDQGNNPKTVEVTLSGAPADGGR